A single window of Mesotoga sp. UBA6090 DNA harbors:
- a CDS encoding heavy-metal-associated domain-containing protein: MKLEIEGMSCNHCRMRVENALKAVDGVEKVIVDLDNGTAEVFSTKEIERNLLREIIEDAGYALKGIEE; the protein is encoded by the coding sequence ATGAAATTAGAAATCGAAGGAATGAGCTGCAATCACTGTAGAATGAGAGTGGAAAATGCATTGAAAGCTGTTGACGGAGTGGAAAAAGTAATAGTCGATCTTGACAATGGAACGGCAGAAGTCTTCTCAACGAAAGAGATCGAAAGGAACCTCCTGCGAGAAATCATTGAAGATGCCGGCTATGCTTTGAAAGGAATTGAAGAGTAA
- a CDS encoding metal-sensing transcriptional repressor gives MNSHSHHKHDSALRILKTARGQIEGTIKMIEDDRYCIDISTQLLAVISLLKKANTTVVNKHIETCIREAIDSGNVDEKIDELETLMKYIEKSL, from the coding sequence ATGAATAGTCACTCGCATCACAAACACGATTCGGCTTTGAGAATCTTGAAAACAGCCAGAGGTCAAATAGAAGGTACAATAAAGATGATTGAGGATGATAGATACTGCATAGACATCTCAACTCAGCTCCTCGCCGTGATCTCGCTTCTTAAGAAGGCAAACACGACTGTCGTCAACAAACATATCGAAACGTGCATAAGAGAAGCTATTGATTCAGGAAATGTCGATGAAAAGATAGATGAACTGGAGACGCTTATGAAATACATCGAAAAGAGCCTCTAA